The genomic stretch TCGTGAAAGAACATGGTTGGCTTCGATAGGACGAACGTCCGCGATACTAATAAAGGATATTCACGAAATAACTATATAAAGGATAAAAGTAGACAAACATCTAAAGACATGCGGGCAAACGGCGAATCTGGCGGTTCGATCAGTTGGCGGGCGGGACGGGCTCGACGTCGCTCGCGGCGTCGTCCTGAGCGTCGAGCAGTCCCCTGACGGTCTCACGATCGAGGGCGTCGCTCGCGACGTAGGCGAACCCGAGACGCACGACCGGAGTTCCCTCCGAACCGTCGACCACGTCGAACTCCGACGGGTCGGCCTGGTGGTAGCCGACCCCGCCGTGGCCGATCGCGTACTGCCCGGCGCGGGTCCCGCGCACGAGGACGTCGCCCCCCGCCTCGGGGAGGTCGGCCCCGGGCTCGTCGCCATCGTCCGAGGCGATCTCGCTCCAGGTCTCGACGCCCGTAGCGAACTCCTCACGGTCCTCCTCGGAGAGACAGCGACACCACCCGTCGCCCGACTCCAGGGCCGCGACCCCGCCGACGGGGAGCTCCCGTTCCTCGAACCCGATCCCGTTCGCCGCCGCACGCTCGCGTTCCCCGGCGCTCATCGGGCGGGTCGCGTGCTGGACGTCGACCTTGCCGGCGAGAAAGGCCCCGAACCCGCCGGTCTCGACGGTCTCGACCCCGACGTCGGGATGCTCGCGTCCGAACGCCGCGGTGGCCTCCGCGAGCGCGGGCACCCCCTCCGCGACCGTGATCCGTTCTCCCGATGCCCCGGCAACCGCGCCGGGATACGCGCCCAACCCGCCCGCGACCGCCCCGGCCGCGACCAGGAACCCGCGGCGCGATCCGTTCACCGTTCTCCCCTCCAGCTCCGCCCTCGGCCCTCGTACATGGTGTCATCGTCTAGAACGATGGAGAGCGGGTAAGTCGTAGTGCTTGCGTGAGACGGGGACATCGCCTCGGCGGAGCCTCGGTGGATCCACGGGGCTTATCCCCTCGCGCGTGAACCGCGAGACATGGACGGGTCGATCGTCCCTCCCGGTCGTTCCCGAGGCGCTCGGCGGACACACGCGGGGGACATCGACCGCGTCGAACGGTGATCCACGTGACCGAGAAACGCGAGTACACGGACGACTACACGGACGAGACGCTGTACATCCCCGGCCCGACGGAGGTCCGCGAGGACGTCATCGAGGCGATGGCCCAGCCGATGTTCGGCCACCGGATGGACCGGATGACCGACCTCTACACTACGATCGTCGAGGACACCAGGGAGTTCCTCGGTACCGACAACGACGCGATAATCCTCACCGCCTCCGGCACGGAGTTCTGGGAGGCCTCGACGCTCAACCTCGTCGACGAGAACATCCTCGTCGCGACCTGCGGGAGCTTCAGCGAGCGCCACGCCAACGTGGCCGAACGACTGGGCAAGGACGTCGACCGACTCGAGTACGAGTGGGGACGGGCAGTCAAGCCCGAGGACGTTCGCGAGGCCTTGGAGGGCAGCGAGAAGGAGTACGACGTCGTCGCCTGCGTGATGAACGAGTCCTCGACCGGGGTTCGCAACCCGATCGAGGAGATCGGCGACGTCGTCGCCGAGTTCCCCGATACGTACTTCGTCGTCGACGCGGTCTCGGCGCTGGGCGGCGACTACGTCGACATCGACGAACACGAGATCGACGTGCTGTTCGCCTCCTCGCAGAAGGCCTTCGCCATGCCGCCGGGGCTGGCGATCTGCACCGTCAGCGAGGGCGCCTACGAGCGCGAACTGGAGACGGATTCGGCCTCCTGGTACGGCGGCTTCCAGCGCACGCTCGACTACTACGACCGGAAGGGCCAGACCCACTCGACGCCCGCGATCCCGATCATGCTCGCCTACCGAAAACAGATGAAACACATGCTCGAGGAGGGCCACGAGGCGCGAGACGAACGCCACCGCGAGATGGCCGAGTACACCCGCGAGTGGGCCGACGAGCACTTCGGAACCTTCCCCGAGGAGGGCTACGAGTCCCAAACCGTGAGCTGTATCGAGAACACCCAGGGGATCGACGTCGCCGAAACGATCGAGACCGTCCGCGAGGAGTACGACATGGTCTTCTCGAACGGTTACGGCTCGCAGCTCGGCGAGGAGACGTTCCGCATCGGACACATGGGCGAACACGACGTCGAGAGCATTCGCGCGCTCACGGACGCCATCGAGGATGTCGCCGGGCTGTAGCCTCGCGAACTCGACCGAACCTTTACCCTTCGGCCCTCGTAGGCGGGGCCATGTCCCTTCTCATCGAC from Halalkalicoccus tibetensis encodes the following:
- a CDS encoding alanine--glyoxylate aminotransferase family protein, coding for MTEKREYTDDYTDETLYIPGPTEVREDVIEAMAQPMFGHRMDRMTDLYTTIVEDTREFLGTDNDAIILTASGTEFWEASTLNLVDENILVATCGSFSERHANVAERLGKDVDRLEYEWGRAVKPEDVREALEGSEKEYDVVACVMNESSTGVRNPIEEIGDVVAEFPDTYFVVDAVSALGGDYVDIDEHEIDVLFASSQKAFAMPPGLAICTVSEGAYERELETDSASWYGGFQRTLDYYDRKGQTHSTPAIPIMLAYRKQMKHMLEEGHEARDERHREMAEYTREWADEHFGTFPEEGYESQTVSCIENTQGIDVAETIETVREEYDMVFSNGYGSQLGEETFRIGHMGEHDVESIRALTDAIEDVAGL